Proteins encoded together in one Gloeomargarita sp. SKYB120 window:
- a CDS encoding LuxR C-terminal-related transcriptional regulator, translated as MAQRPTQRQPLLSEREMEIVALVAAGLKNQEIAQRLEISKRTVDNHISNILTKTATENRVALVRWALQSGKVCVDGVNCCLLPE; from the coding sequence ATGGCACAGCGACCGACTCAACGTCAGCCATTACTTTCGGAGCGGGAAATGGAGATTGTAGCGCTGGTGGCTGCTGGGTTGAAAAACCAGGAAATCGCTCAGCGCTTGGAAATCAGCAAGCGGACGGTGGACAACCACATCAGCAACATCCTCACCAAAACCGCCACGGAAAACCGGGTTGCCCTGGTGCGGTGGGCGCTGCAATCGGGGAAGGTCTGCGTGGACGGGGTGAACTGCTGTCTGCTGCCTGAATGA
- a CDS encoding tetratricopeptide repeat protein encodes MFLQQLGLGSLLVVGATLAATPHWVVAQPTNSVASLLRQGRELVRQGDWAAALAIYQQIAQRTPNDGAVWATLGYLYSQRRDWSAALEAYQQAVRLNPQNPDYLNALARVQAELGAWDQAAATYTRSLRVNARQVTAYLGLAAVQERLGQPQAALATLARGVAQHPQSVPLLEAQGRLWLTLNQPQQALAVLTRAARLAPRDTTIQRLTALSWALQGDVPRAKRILLQALAFNPRDVELYFQLARLQETSGDLAGAIRTYEQAIALQPARAYTHLGQLYMQQQQWDQAAAAYQEVVRLEPELALAHHQLGLALYQQKRNAEAESALQTARRLYHQQQNAQGVHQVEALLQQLQPPRAKTKPSKRPEPVPPLPYDGN; translated from the coding sequence ATGTTCCTCCAACAGCTCGGGTTGGGCAGTCTGCTTGTTGTGGGTGCAACGCTGGCAGCAACTCCCCATTGGGTGGTGGCGCAACCCACGAATTCCGTCGCTTCTCTCCTGCGCCAAGGTCGAGAGTTGGTACGCCAGGGAGATTGGGCGGCGGCGCTTGCGATTTATCAGCAGATTGCCCAGCGGACGCCGAATGACGGTGCCGTATGGGCCACGCTGGGTTACCTGTACAGTCAACGCCGGGATTGGTCGGCGGCGCTGGAGGCGTACCAACAGGCTGTGCGCCTGAATCCCCAGAACCCGGATTATCTCAATGCCCTCGCGCGGGTACAGGCCGAGTTAGGGGCATGGGACCAGGCAGCGGCCACCTACACCCGCAGTTTACGGGTCAATGCCCGGCAAGTGACGGCGTACCTTGGGTTAGCTGCTGTCCAGGAGCGGTTAGGGCAACCGCAAGCCGCGCTGGCCACCTTGGCCCGGGGGGTTGCCCAGCATCCCCAGTCGGTACCGCTGCTGGAGGCCCAGGGACGGCTTTGGTTGACCCTGAACCAACCTCAGCAAGCGCTGGCGGTGCTCACCCGCGCCGCTCGACTCGCCCCCCGAGACACGACGATTCAACGGCTGACCGCGCTGAGTTGGGCCCTGCAGGGGGACGTGCCCCGAGCAAAACGCATTCTTCTCCAGGCCTTGGCCTTCAACCCCCGTGACGTCGAGCTTTATTTCCAACTGGCGCGCCTGCAGGAGACCAGCGGCGACCTGGCGGGGGCTATCCGCACCTATGAGCAGGCCATTGCATTGCAACCGGCCCGCGCCTATACCCATCTCGGCCAACTCTACATGCAGCAGCAGCAGTGGGACCAGGCGGCGGCGGCCTACCAGGAGGTAGTGCGGTTGGAACCGGAATTGGCTCTTGCTCACCATCAACTGGGCTTAGCCCTGTACCAGCAAAAAAGGAACGCTGAAGCCGAGAGCGCCTTACAGACAGCCCGCCGCCTTTACCATCAACAGCAGAACGCCCAGGGGGTCCATCAGGTGGAAGCGCTTTTACAACAGCTCCAACCGCCTCGCGCCAAAACTAAACCGAGCAAACGTCCTGAACCCGTCCCCCCTTTGCCCTATGATGGGAATTGA
- a CDS encoding GTPase domain-containing protein: protein MEQTTFWQDVQRCSDRYWQRWQNRLGTPPVGTSPYWSVVIIGRPGVGKSTLLRHLIHPLTLATGPTCWPVSVLTPDPPILWTDTPGWTPEQTPVIQQALVAADLCLWLVTPGYPPELEQLLRDWGRPVIRVVPWGVGDLSEPDPPLANCIATVVVRLFPGTQRVRTEWPDGRGEWSELPLPVDVSALQTLVSEVLQYRVAIRCVNQLLVLARREREWVAQQRQTPLPWGPVVVKALAMALTPGLLLKLAVSWLTDLWTVVWLSRAYQLPITRHGIERLVVALGLSSGAIGLASWAVWADGGFALFNASLWGALTGYGVQRVTRAYLQQGLAWAPDGPRTLLERIYRQLRPGNWLHTWVGHCLHLVGDLS, encoded by the coding sequence ATGGAACAAACAACTTTCTGGCAAGACGTTCAACGCTGCAGCGACCGCTATTGGCAACGCTGGCAAAACCGGCTGGGTACGCCGCCGGTGGGGACGTCTCCCTACTGGTCGGTGGTGATTATCGGACGACCGGGTGTGGGGAAGTCCACCCTGTTGCGCCACTTGATTCACCCCTTGACCCTGGCGACCGGCCCCACCTGCTGGCCGGTGAGCGTGTTAACGCCGGACCCGCCCATCCTGTGGACGGATACGCCGGGTTGGACGCCGGAACAAACCCCGGTGATTCAGCAGGCCTTGGTGGCTGCTGACCTGTGCCTGTGGCTGGTCACGCCGGGATATCCCCCGGAACTAGAGCAGCTCTTGCGGGACTGGGGACGGCCCGTGATCCGCGTGGTACCCTGGGGAGTCGGCGACCTTTCCGAGCCAGACCCGCCCTTAGCTAACTGCATCGCCACCGTTGTGGTGCGTTTATTTCCCGGGACGCAGCGGGTGCGCACTGAGTGGCCGGACGGTCGAGGGGAATGGAGCGAGCTTCCCCTGCCAGTGGACGTGAGCGCCCTACAAACCCTGGTGTCGGAGGTGCTCCAGTACCGGGTCGCCATTCGCTGTGTGAATCAGTTGCTGGTCCTAGCCCGACGGGAGCGGGAATGGGTCGCGCAGCAGCGCCAAACTCCCCTGCCCTGGGGACCGGTGGTGGTCAAGGCCCTGGCGATGGCCCTGACGCCGGGACTCCTGTTGAAGCTGGCGGTGTCCTGGTTGACTGATTTATGGACCGTGGTGTGGCTGAGCCGCGCCTATCAATTGCCCATCACCCGCCATGGGATTGAGCGGCTGGTGGTGGCCCTCGGTCTCAGCAGCGGCGCCATCGGTCTGGCAAGTTGGGCGGTGTGGGCGGACGGCGGGTTCGCCCTATTCAACGCTAGTCTATGGGGCGCACTGACCGGTTATGGGGTGCAACGGGTAACGCGCGCATACCTGCAACAGGGCCTAGCCTGGGCGCCCGACGGTCCCCGGACCCTCCTAGAGCGCATTTACCGCCAACTGCGACCAGGAAACTGGCTGCACACTTGGGTCGGCCACTGCCTGCATCTCGTGGGCGACCTGTCATAA
- the ccsB gene encoding c-type cytochrome biogenesis protein CcsB: MNLVVLQDWLDNGAFVLLLLTTGVYWVSLAFRRNWLAWGTAGMVLANLTTAALLLARWLEAGHFPLSNLYESLFFLAWGLTAFHLLVERWSRSAWVGAVTAPVAMGVTAFATLSLPPQMQRSAPLVPALKSNWLMMHVSVMMLAYAALLVGSLLAMAFLVVTRGQEPPLRGSSVGSGAYRRQPTALTLPARQEPTAVLTRPTLALTPEQWTLAETLDNLSYRVIGLGFPLLTLGIISGAVWANEAWGAPWSWDPKETWALITWLVFAAYLHARITRGWQGRRPALLATVGFAVVWVCYLGVNVLGKGLHSYGWFW, translated from the coding sequence ATGAATCTAGTGGTTTTGCAAGATTGGCTGGACAATGGGGCTTTTGTCCTGTTGCTGCTTACGACGGGGGTCTATTGGGTGAGCCTGGCGTTTCGCCGCAACTGGCTTGCGTGGGGTACGGCGGGCATGGTGCTGGCAAATCTCACGACGGCGGCGCTGTTGTTGGCCCGTTGGCTGGAGGCGGGCCATTTTCCCCTGAGTAATCTCTACGAATCGTTATTTTTTCTGGCCTGGGGCCTCACGGCGTTTCACCTGCTGGTCGAACGCTGGAGCCGCAGCGCTTGGGTGGGCGCCGTAACCGCTCCCGTTGCGATGGGGGTCACGGCTTTTGCCACGTTGTCTTTACCGCCCCAGATGCAGCGGTCAGCTCCCCTGGTCCCCGCCTTGAAGTCCAACTGGCTGATGATGCATGTGTCGGTGATGATGCTGGCCTACGCGGCATTGCTGGTGGGTTCCCTGCTGGCGATGGCGTTCCTGGTGGTGACGCGGGGACAGGAGCCACCCTTGCGGGGGAGTTCCGTTGGCAGCGGCGCTTACCGGAGACAACCAACCGCGTTGACCTTGCCGGCGCGCCAGGAGCCTACTGCCGTACTGACCCGCCCAACCCTGGCCCTCACACCGGAGCAGTGGACCCTGGCGGAGACTCTAGACAACTTGAGCTATCGGGTCATTGGTCTGGGGTTTCCCCTGTTGACGCTTGGGATTATCTCGGGTGCGGTGTGGGCCAATGAGGCCTGGGGTGCGCCCTGGAGCTGGGACCCCAAGGAGACCTGGGCGTTGATTACCTGGCTGGTGTTTGCCGCCTATCTGCACGCCCGTATCACGCGCGGCTGGCAAGGACGACGGCCCGCCCTGTTGGCAACGGTAGGGTTTGCTGTGGTTTGGGTGTGCTACCTGGGGGTGAACGTCCTAGGCAAGGGGCTGCACAGCTACGGCTGGTTCTGGTGA
- the bchI gene encoding magnesium chelatase ATPase subunit I, producing MVVTATRSLTRPVFPFSAIVGQEEMKLALLLNVIDPKIGGVMIMGDRGTGKSTTVRALVDVLPEIRVVEGDPFNSDPDDPELMAETVRQAKERGEPLRVVFKKVPMVDLPLGATEDRVCGTIDIEKALTEGIRAFEPGLLARANRGILYVDEVNLLDDHLVDVLLDAAASGWNTVEREGISLRHPARFVLVGSGNPEEGELRPQLLDRFGMHAEIRTVKDPALRVQIVEQRTAFDRDPWGFLEQYREQQEQLRARIVRARELLPQVQIDYDLRVKISQVCAALDVDGLRGDIVTNRAAKALAAWEGRTLVTEEDIRRVLVLCLRHRLRKDPLEPVDSGYRVMQVAKEVFQWAEA from the coding sequence ATGGTCGTGACCGCTACCCGTTCTCTGACGCGCCCGGTGTTTCCCTTCAGCGCCATCGTCGGCCAGGAGGAGATGAAACTGGCGCTGTTGTTGAATGTAATTGACCCCAAAATCGGCGGGGTGATGATCATGGGGGACCGGGGCACGGGGAAATCCACGACTGTCCGGGCGCTGGTGGACGTCCTGCCAGAGATTCGCGTGGTGGAGGGCGACCCTTTCAACTCTGACCCGGACGACCCGGAGTTGATGGCGGAAACCGTGCGCCAGGCCAAGGAGCGGGGCGAACCCTTGCGTGTTGTGTTCAAAAAAGTGCCGATGGTGGACTTGCCCCTGGGGGCAACAGAGGACCGGGTCTGTGGCACGATTGACATCGAAAAGGCGCTCACGGAAGGCATCCGAGCCTTTGAACCGGGGTTGCTGGCGCGGGCCAACCGGGGGATTCTCTACGTAGACGAGGTGAACCTGCTAGACGACCACCTGGTGGACGTGTTGCTGGATGCAGCGGCGTCGGGCTGGAACACGGTGGAGCGGGAGGGCATTTCCCTGCGGCACCCGGCCCGGTTTGTGCTGGTGGGGTCGGGCAACCCCGAAGAGGGGGAATTGCGGCCCCAGTTGCTGGACCGGTTTGGGATGCACGCGGAAATTCGCACCGTCAAGGACCCGGCCCTGCGGGTGCAGATTGTGGAGCAGCGGACCGCCTTTGACCGCGACCCCTGGGGATTTCTGGAGCAGTACCGGGAGCAGCAGGAGCAATTGCGGGCCCGGATTGTCCGAGCGCGGGAGTTGCTTCCCCAAGTCCAAATCGATTACGACCTGCGGGTCAAAATCTCGCAAGTGTGCGCCGCCCTGGATGTGGACGGGTTGCGGGGCGATATTGTCACCAACCGGGCCGCCAAAGCGCTAGCCGCCTGGGAAGGCCGGACGCTGGTCACTGAAGAAGACATTCGCCGAGTGCTGGTGTTGTGTTTACGCCACCGCCTGCGGAAAGACCCCCTCGAGCCGGTGGATTCGGGGTATCGGGTGATGCAAGTCGCCAAGGAGGTCTTCCAGTGGGCCGAGGCCTGA
- a CDS encoding TAXI family TRAP transporter solute-binding subunit, translating to MGRGLRRRWVLGVLAATVSAVPALGQSKASLTLLTARPGSLYERAGQAFRKVLQPQGFDVVVKESPGSMFNLEQLAQGKADLALAQMDAFVLFKQQHTPRRARVDNLTVIGPVNEELVHLLVRPGIRSLGQLRGKRIGVGPQDSGTYVSALLVLQMADLDVTRERLVTGEIRQGVRELQAGQLDALFVTAGIGAPQLQAIPAGAPVELLALDQALLNQAKNNFPEAAALYQLRSLPARTYPWQSRPVTTLATYSYLFARRSLPQALVYRLTQTLARHQQALRQAHPFWALLTLDRRQETFAAGLTYHPGVQQYLNEQKVPR from the coding sequence GTGGGCCGAGGCCTGAGACGCCGGTGGGTCTTGGGGGTGCTGGCGGCGACCGTGAGTGCCGTTCCCGCCCTAGGGCAATCAAAAGCATCTTTAACCTTGCTGACCGCGCGCCCCGGTAGCCTGTACGAACGGGCGGGCCAGGCGTTTCGTAAAGTGCTGCAACCCCAGGGCTTTGACGTGGTGGTGAAAGAATCGCCAGGTTCGATGTTTAACCTGGAACAACTGGCTCAGGGGAAAGCGGATTTGGCGCTGGCCCAGATGGACGCCTTTGTGCTGTTCAAGCAGCAGCATACCCCCCGGCGCGCTCGCGTGGACAACCTGACCGTGATCGGCCCGGTGAACGAGGAACTGGTGCATCTACTGGTGCGTCCAGGGATTCGGTCGCTGGGGCAATTGCGGGGCAAACGGATCGGTGTGGGACCCCAGGATTCCGGCACCTACGTCAGCGCCCTGCTGGTGCTCCAGATGGCGGACTTGGACGTGACGCGCGAGCGGCTGGTCACAGGAGAGATTCGCCAGGGCGTTCGGGAGTTGCAGGCGGGTCAGTTGGATGCCCTATTTGTGACAGCGGGCATCGGCGCGCCCCAACTCCAAGCCATCCCTGCTGGCGCTCCGGTCGAACTGCTGGCGTTGGACCAAGCGCTGCTGAACCAGGCAAAAAACAACTTCCCCGAAGCGGCGGCTCTGTACCAGCTTAGGTCTCTTCCTGCGCGCACGTATCCCTGGCAATCCCGCCCGGTCACCACGCTGGCGACCTATTCCTACTTGTTTGCGCGGCGTTCCTTGCCCCAAGCGCTGGTCTATCGCTTGACCCAGACCCTGGCCCGACACCAACAGGCCCTGCGCCAGGCGCACCCCTTCTGGGCGTTGTTGACGCTGGACCGACGACAGGAGACCTTTGCTGCTGGTTTGACGTATCACCCCGGCGTGCAACAGTATTTGAACGAACAAAAAGTCCCCCGTTGA
- a CDS encoding peroxiredoxin, with the protein MEGCLQVGQMAPDFEATAVVDMEFKTIRLSDYRGKKYVILLFYPLDFTFVCPTELTSFSDRYEDFARLDTEILGVSVDSQFTHLAWIQTDRKDGGVGELKYPLIADLKKTISQAYNVLTPEGVALRGLFIIDKEGIIQHATINNLAFGRNVDETLRTLQAIQYVQSHPDEVCPANWKPGEKTMIPDPAKAKEYFAAV; encoded by the coding sequence ATGGAAGGGTGTTTGCAGGTGGGGCAAATGGCCCCCGATTTTGAGGCGACAGCGGTGGTGGACATGGAGTTCAAGACCATCCGGCTGTCGGACTACCGGGGTAAAAAGTATGTGATCTTGCTTTTTTATCCCCTGGATTTCACGTTTGTGTGCCCGACGGAGTTGACCTCCTTTAGCGACCGCTACGAGGACTTTGCCCGGTTGGATACAGAAATCCTGGGCGTGTCAGTAGACAGTCAATTTACCCACCTGGCCTGGATCCAAACCGACCGCAAAGACGGGGGCGTGGGCGAGTTGAAATACCCCTTGATTGCGGATTTGAAGAAAACCATCAGCCAGGCCTACAACGTGTTGACGCCGGAGGGGGTGGCCCTGCGGGGGTTGTTCATCATTGACAAGGAGGGTATCATCCAACACGCCACTATCAACAACCTGGCCTTTGGCCGGAATGTGGACGAAACCCTGCGCACGCTGCAGGCAATCCAATACGTGCAAAGCCACCCCGACGAGGTGTGCCCGGCCAACTGGAAGCCCGGCGAAAAAACCATGATTCCTGACCCGGCGAAGGCCAAAGAATACTTCGCGGCGGTGTAA
- the mtnA gene encoding S-methyl-5-thioribose-1-phosphate isomerase, giving the protein MTILPVAWAYDHVRLIDQNRLPLELTYVEIRRALDMVTAIQTMMVRGAPAIGIAAAFAIALAAQEVDTDDRQAFLEHLESVAQALRHTRPTAINLFWAIDQMLNTARQTVGPVAFLKEKLVETAQGLAVDEYNTCVRIGEHGLACLPAQPHRLNLMTYCNAGALATVGYGTALGVVRAAHAAQRLLQVYVCETRPRLQGARLTAWECVQEGIPATLITDNMAGYCMAKGLIHAVVVGADRIARNGDTANKIGTYTLAVLAREHQIPFYVAAPLSSVDWRIDDGSQIPIEERDIDEVYRIGEQWLTAPGIEVFNPAFDVTPARYITGIITERGVVSPDQLHQLQP; this is encoded by the coding sequence ATGACGATCCTGCCTGTCGCGTGGGCCTACGACCACGTGCGCCTGATTGACCAGAACCGCTTGCCTCTGGAACTCACCTACGTAGAAATCCGCCGGGCGCTAGATATGGTGACGGCGATTCAAACTATGATGGTGCGGGGGGCGCCGGCCATTGGGATTGCCGCTGCGTTTGCCATCGCCCTGGCCGCTCAAGAGGTAGACACCGACGACCGCCAGGCATTTTTAGAACACCTGGAGAGCGTCGCCCAAGCCCTGCGCCACACGCGTCCCACCGCCATTAACCTGTTCTGGGCCATTGACCAGATGCTCAACACGGCGCGGCAAACGGTCGGCCCCGTCGCCTTTCTCAAGGAAAAGCTGGTGGAAACAGCCCAAGGGCTAGCCGTTGACGAGTACAACACCTGCGTGCGCATTGGGGAACACGGCCTGGCCTGTCTTCCAGCACAGCCCCACCGCCTGAACCTGATGACCTATTGCAACGCCGGGGCGCTGGCAACGGTGGGCTATGGAACCGCGCTAGGGGTGGTGCGGGCGGCCCATGCGGCGCAACGGTTGCTCCAGGTCTATGTGTGTGAAACCCGCCCCCGCCTGCAGGGCGCTCGCCTAACCGCCTGGGAGTGCGTGCAAGAGGGCATCCCCGCCACGCTCATTACCGACAACATGGCCGGTTACTGCATGGCCAAAGGACTCATCCACGCGGTGGTGGTGGGAGCCGACCGCATCGCCCGCAACGGGGACACGGCCAACAAAATTGGCACCTACACCCTGGCGGTGCTGGCGCGGGAACACCAGATTCCCTTTTACGTGGCGGCCCCCCTGTCCAGCGTGGACTGGCGTATCGACGACGGCTCCCAAATCCCCATCGAAGAACGGGACATTGACGAGGTCTATCGCATTGGCGAGCAGTGGTTGACCGCGCCAGGGATTGAGGTGTTTAACCCCGCCTTCGACGTCACACCCGCCCGCTACATCACCGGCATCATCACCGAACGGGGCGTGGTCAGCCCCGACCAGCTCCACCAGCTTCAACCCTAA
- the trmFO gene encoding FADH(2)-oxidizing methylenetetrahydrofolate--tRNA-(uracil(54)-C(5))-methyltransferase TrmFO, whose translation MPTTPIHVIGGGLAGTEAAWQIAQAGWPVTLWEMRPVKQTPAHHTGELAELVCSNSFGARAVDRATGLLHQELRELGSLVIRVADEHAVPAGAALAVDRVHFSRALTDLIAQHPLITLRREEVHDLPPGIVVLATGPLTSPALASRLQQLTGQDYLSFFDASSPIVLGESINREIAFLASRYDKGEAAYLNCPMNQAEYERFWEALVTAEQVPLKDFEQAERKFFEACLPVEELARRGKDTLRFGPLKPVGLRDPRHPQTRAYAVVQLRPEDREGRLWNLVGFQTNLRWGEQQRVFRMIPGLEQAEFVRYGVMHRNTFLNAPKLLQATLQFRDYPHLFAAGQLTGTEGYAAAVAGGWLAGTNAVRLAKGWPLLTLPPTTMMGALFHFISSAASADFQPMPPNFGLLPPLDPPPKHKAARYQAYSQRALTDLAAWRQQTSVAACP comes from the coding sequence ATGCCGACAACGCCCATCCACGTGATTGGCGGCGGGTTAGCCGGGACGGAAGCGGCTTGGCAAATTGCTCAGGCGGGATGGCCGGTAACCCTGTGGGAAATGCGCCCTGTCAAGCAAACACCCGCCCATCACACGGGGGAATTGGCCGAGTTGGTATGCAGCAACTCCTTTGGAGCGCGGGCGGTGGACCGGGCCACGGGATTGCTGCACCAGGAATTGCGGGAGTTGGGGTCGCTCGTCATCCGGGTTGCCGATGAGCACGCGGTACCAGCAGGAGCGGCGCTCGCGGTGGACCGAGTTCACTTCAGCCGGGCGTTGACCGACCTGATTGCCCAACATCCCCTGATTACCCTGCGCCGTGAAGAGGTGCACGACCTTCCTCCTGGCATCGTCGTACTCGCGACCGGCCCGTTGACCAGTCCCGCCCTGGCGTCGCGCCTGCAACAGCTCACCGGCCAGGACTACTTGAGCTTTTTCGACGCCTCCAGCCCGATTGTGCTGGGAGAGTCCATCAACCGGGAGATTGCCTTTCTCGCCAGCCGCTACGACAAGGGGGAAGCAGCCTACCTGAACTGCCCCATGAACCAGGCGGAGTACGAGCGGTTCTGGGAAGCGCTAGTGACCGCCGAACAGGTTCCCCTGAAGGACTTTGAGCAGGCGGAACGGAAATTTTTTGAAGCCTGTCTGCCGGTGGAGGAGCTGGCGCGCCGGGGCAAAGACACCTTGCGGTTTGGGCCGTTGAAACCAGTGGGCCTGCGCGACCCGCGACATCCGCAAACGCGGGCCTATGCAGTGGTGCAACTGCGCCCTGAAGACCGAGAAGGACGGCTGTGGAACCTGGTGGGGTTTCAGACCAACCTGCGCTGGGGCGAGCAACAGCGGGTGTTTCGGATGATTCCGGGACTGGAGCAGGCAGAATTTGTCCGCTACGGGGTCATGCACCGCAACACCTTCCTCAACGCTCCGAAACTGCTCCAGGCCACGTTGCAATTTCGGGACTACCCCCACCTGTTTGCCGCAGGGCAACTCACGGGAACTGAAGGCTACGCTGCAGCAGTGGCAGGTGGCTGGCTGGCGGGTACCAATGCCGTGCGGTTGGCCAAAGGATGGCCGTTACTCACGCTGCCGCCCACGACCATGATGGGAGCGTTGTTCCACTTCATTAGCTCGGCAGCGTCCGCCGATTTCCAACCCATGCCGCCAAACTTCGGCCTCTTACCCCCGCTGGACCCACCACCCAAGCACAAAGCCGCTCGCTATCAGGCTTACAGTCAACGGGCGTTAACGGATTTGGCCGCCTGGCGACAGCAAACAAGCGTTGCCGCTTGCCCCTAG
- the trmD gene encoding tRNA (guanosine(37)-N1)-methyltransferase TrmD, with amino-acid sequence MRFDVVTLFPEFFTSPLATGLIGKALAKGVATVVFTNPRDFTTDKHQRVDDEPYGGGVGMVLKPEPIFAAVESLPQLQPRQVILLTPQGERLTQAHFREWCQYAQLVLICGAYEGFDERIRYLADREISLGDFVLTSGEIPALTIINGVMRLLPGTVGKPDSLASESFSNGLLEYPQYTRPPEFRGWRVPDVLLSGNHQAIAQWRAEQQRLRTRERRPDLLPPDDPQTPTGTAS; translated from the coding sequence ATGCGCTTTGACGTGGTGACCCTGTTTCCGGAATTTTTCACCAGTCCCCTGGCGACCGGCCTGATTGGGAAGGCCCTGGCCAAGGGTGTGGCGACGGTGGTGTTTACAAATCCCCGCGATTTTACCACGGACAAGCACCAGCGGGTGGATGACGAACCCTATGGGGGCGGCGTGGGCATGGTGCTAAAACCGGAACCCATTTTCGCGGCGGTGGAATCCTTGCCCCAGTTGCAGCCGCGCCAGGTGATTTTGCTCACACCCCAGGGGGAACGTCTCACCCAGGCCCACTTCCGGGAGTGGTGCCAGTATGCCCAACTGGTGCTTATCTGCGGGGCCTACGAAGGGTTTGACGAGCGAATTCGCTACCTGGCCGACCGAGAGATTTCCTTGGGAGATTTTGTGCTCACCAGCGGGGAAATTCCAGCCCTAACCATCATCAATGGGGTGATGCGCCTGTTGCCGGGCACGGTGGGCAAGCCTGATTCCCTAGCCTCCGAAAGTTTTAGCAACGGCCTGCTGGAGTATCCCCAGTACACCCGCCCGCCGGAGTTTCGGGGGTGGCGCGTTCCCGACGTCTTACTCTCAGGCAACCACCAGGCAATTGCCCAGTGGCGCGCTGAGCAACAACGCCTGCGCACCCGTGAACGTCGCCCCGACCTATTGCCGCCCGACGACCCTCAGACCCCAACCGGTACGGCTTCCTGA